Part of the Candidatus Chlorohelix allophototropha genome, ATATAGATGCAGGACCGCCGGATGCGCCCGTGGTGCTTCTCACACATGGCTTTTTAAGCTCGGTTAGAGATTGGAAGGCGAACATGCTGCCTCTGGCAGAAAATTCGCCCAAGCCCTTGCGCTTCATCGCTTTGGATTGGGCTGGATTCGGTTTATCCGATAAGGGCAATCGCGCCTACTCGCTATATTTCTTTGCCGACTTCTTACGAGATTTTGCAATTGCTATGGGACTGGAAAGCTTTGACTTGGTAGGACACAGCATGGGTGGCAAACACAACCTCGCCTTTGCAATCTTTTATCCTCAATACATTCGGAAGTTTGTACTGGTGGATACGGACGGCTTTATTACCGAATCATGGATGATGAACTCTAGCGGCAAGCCTTGGTTTAAGCCCATTCAGGCAATTCAACTTAAAGCGCTAGGTAGCCCACGTCTAGTCAAAGCCTTCTTTTCGCAGGCATATCACGATAAAAGCTTTATACCGGGC contains:
- a CDS encoding alpha/beta fold hydrolase; the encoded protein is MIKTTLPKQENKLESKYITLQSGIRTHYIDAGPPDAPVVLLTHGFLSSVRDWKANMLPLAENSPKPLRFIALDWAGFGLSDKGNRAYSLYFFADFLRDFAIAMGLESFDLVGHSMGGKHNLAFAIFYPQYIRKFVLVDTDGFITESWMMNSSGKPWFKPIQAIQLKALGSPRLVKAFFSQAYHDKSFIPGDAKLKEGVRMLTMPDQIDALKALNQNYPSLSMRLTGLIERVPEIEKPTLIVWGRQDRIIHISCAEIAKSMLKNSRLHIFEECGHIPQIEKASEFNKLLLEFLNED